The proteins below come from a single Chthoniobacterales bacterium genomic window:
- a CDS encoding glycosyltransferase family 2 protein: MVARKFGRGPFLVIGAEREELERHFESAKIGATVLASVAELPSLRSQNGSWPGVDLAIWFYPPEAGEDEVAVQALPSCAREILLLPGAGTQPAKRRPLLVDSFARAGMLPDYECDLSDFDPAGLRLVRKDPESADVLVPAVESAFARLDRHVRGLERSLRTRMSELDAAERHISRLEEKLLKLKEAKRQLKQLKEEKQALRKSPERKVGQVLLAPYLLPQRLVRGIRKRLPNAKKSPGLASEYQAWFEAHRAKESEFDRLRKESRAFGYQPCISIVTPVFNTPIKWLEECVESVLGQIYEKWELILVDDSSTDPELLKFLPELAARDPRIVLGKEAERGISAASNRGIQLAQGEWIGFLDHDDVLEPDALSEHVRWLQTHRDADLVYSDEDKLTEQGLDAPIFKPDWSPDYFLSCNYICHFTIIRRDVLEAVGGFRSEFDGAQDYDLFLRISEKTTRIDHIPRVLYHWRRSPGSTADNIRRKPGSLETGRLALEAHLERVGESGHVTVDWRTHAYWIKREFAEAKKISIIIPVRDRVDLLARCLDSLTRETSYAPYEIVIVDNDSKSEETRAYLGGLKHRVLHYSGPFNYSAINNFAVEQTDSPWLLFLNNDTEVIDSEWLTIMAEHIQRPEVGAVGPRLLYPDDSVQHAGVVVGVGGIAEHAFRGFPAEAPGVCRQLQVTRNYSAVTGACLLTRREVFNKVRGFDEAHLPVTFSDVDLCLKIRRAGYLIVYTPFAKLYHHESQSRRPAVEPLETEVMRERWRALLEDDPYYNPNLSRERADFSLGK; the protein is encoded by the coding sequence GTGGTTGCGCGAAAATTCGGCCGCGGCCCGTTCCTCGTGATTGGCGCCGAGCGCGAGGAGCTCGAGCGCCATTTTGAAAGCGCGAAGATTGGCGCAACGGTCCTCGCTTCGGTCGCCGAATTGCCGTCTCTGCGGTCGCAAAATGGAAGCTGGCCCGGGGTCGATCTGGCTATTTGGTTTTATCCACCAGAAGCCGGAGAAGATGAGGTTGCGGTGCAAGCGCTGCCGAGCTGCGCGCGGGAGATCCTTCTCCTCCCGGGAGCTGGAACGCAGCCCGCCAAGCGCCGGCCACTACTGGTCGATTCATTCGCCCGCGCAGGGATGCTGCCCGACTACGAGTGCGATCTCAGTGATTTCGATCCGGCTGGGCTTCGGCTGGTGCGGAAGGATCCGGAATCAGCGGACGTCCTCGTGCCGGCGGTGGAATCTGCTTTTGCGCGGCTCGACCGGCACGTCCGGGGATTGGAGCGCAGCCTGCGAACCCGAATGTCGGAGCTCGACGCCGCCGAACGCCACATTTCGCGGCTCGAGGAGAAACTGCTGAAGCTGAAGGAAGCGAAACGGCAACTAAAACAACTCAAGGAAGAAAAGCAGGCGCTCCGCAAATCCCCCGAACGCAAGGTCGGCCAGGTCTTGCTCGCTCCTTATTTGCTGCCCCAGCGCCTGGTGCGGGGAATCCGAAAGCGATTGCCGAACGCGAAAAAATCCCCGGGACTTGCGAGTGAATATCAGGCCTGGTTTGAAGCCCACCGCGCGAAAGAATCGGAGTTCGATCGCTTGCGCAAAGAAAGCCGGGCTTTTGGATATCAACCGTGCATCAGCATTGTCACCCCGGTTTTTAATACGCCGATAAAATGGCTCGAGGAGTGCGTCGAGTCTGTCCTCGGGCAAATCTACGAAAAGTGGGAGCTCATTCTGGTCGACGATAGTTCGACCGATCCGGAGCTTCTGAAGTTCCTGCCCGAACTCGCCGCGCGCGATCCCCGCATTGTTCTGGGAAAAGAGGCGGAGCGCGGCATTTCCGCTGCCTCAAATCGCGGAATCCAGCTCGCGCAGGGGGAATGGATTGGCTTTCTCGACCACGACGACGTGCTCGAACCCGATGCGCTCTCCGAACACGTCAGGTGGCTCCAGACGCATCGCGATGCGGATCTAGTTTACTCGGACGAAGACAAGCTGACCGAGCAGGGTCTCGACGCGCCGATCTTCAAGCCCGATTGGTCGCCCGATTATTTTCTTTCCTGCAATTACATCTGCCATTTCACGATCATCCGGCGCGACGTTCTCGAGGCGGTCGGAGGGTTTCGCTCGGAATTCGACGGCGCGCAGGACTACGATCTTTTTCTCCGGATCAGCGAAAAGACGACCCGAATCGACCACATTCCGCGGGTGCTTTATCACTGGCGGCGCAGTCCTGGTTCCACGGCGGACAATATTCGGCGCAAGCCGGGTTCGCTCGAGACCGGCCGTCTCGCGCTGGAGGCGCATCTCGAGCGGGTTGGGGAATCGGGGCACGTGACCGTGGACTGGCGCACCCATGCCTACTGGATCAAGCGTGAGTTCGCCGAAGCGAAAAAGATCTCGATCATCATCCCGGTGCGCGACCGGGTCGATCTCCTGGCGCGGTGTCTCGATAGCCTGACGCGGGAGACAAGTTATGCGCCTTACGAGATCGTGATCGTGGACAACGACAGCAAATCGGAGGAAACGCGCGCCTATTTAGGCGGCCTCAAGCACCGGGTGCTGCATTACAGCGGCCCCTTCAATTACTCCGCGATCAATAATTTTGCGGTCGAACAAACCGACAGCCCCTGGCTCCTTTTCCTGAATAACGACACCGAAGTGATCGACAGCGAGTGGCTCACAATCATGGCGGAACATATCCAGCGCCCGGAGGTTGGCGCCGTGGGTCCGCGGCTTCTTTATCCGGATGACAGCGTGCAGCATGCAGGAGTCGTGGTGGGCGTGGGCGGAATCGCCGAGCACGCTTTTCGCGGTTTCCCGGCGGAAGCACCCGGCGTCTGCCGGCAACTCCAGGTGACACGAAACTACAGCGCGGTGACCGGCGCCTGCCTGTTAACGCGGCGGGAAGTGTTTAACAAGGTCCGCGGATTTGATGAGGCACATCTCCCCGTTACCTTCAGCGATGTTGACCTTTGCCTGAAAATAAGGCGGGCCGGTTACCTCATCGTTTACACTCCGTTCGCCAAGTTGTATCACCATGAATCGCAGTCCCGCCGCCCCGCCGTGGAGCCGCTCGAAACGGAAGTCATGCGGGAACGCTGGCGGGCGCTTCTGGAGGACGATCCGTATTACAATCCAAATCTTTCTCGCGAACGGGCCGATTTCTCGTTAGGCAAATAA
- a CDS encoding glycosyltransferase family 39 protein — translation MVAGARSLSLEDTFLEPQVLNPPPTRHALLVLLLTLAALLHIGTAARGDLFDGVEGQLASGAKEMLETGHWLLPTNNGVPQLQVPPLVYWSIALSFEIFGVSAAAARVPIALATIGAIALTFLIGERLAGYWRGFAAGLILLCSGGVFALGRMVTFDSVFTLLFTGAVYCAVCGYQQRKLRPAWFAGFWLCAGLAFLAKGPGVILCLAGLFVLLAIFFREARLRFALLLDWRYLLLFAAFVTPWFIWAQRHFPGFLSHFLSGRREPALPLWQFLALHFGWWFPTLLLILPGLIFALRKIIRRSEFTFADALPLCWAAIVILWLLFAGERQATSSMSAWPAFALFAACAWERMARSLRLVGIAFVLAAGVAIAGMAFFAPAKLAPLIAPNLPDSITLPLLPPLMMASLLVFTLPALYFAAKNRAEIALCLLLGAMVPIGFGLTEGASRVAPYLSLAEAAQFLNPRLGSRGQVLFEGKLRDGNSLSFYLNKKFFFVNQSPDAFEQNGDFQNQYLDEHFVLEAWNRADPIYLIIEEQRVSYWRQLITDRVHIYHQVTACGRRVVLSNQL, via the coding sequence ATGGTCGCCGGCGCGCGCAGTCTCTCGCTCGAAGACACCTTCCTCGAGCCGCAAGTCCTCAATCCGCCGCCGACGCGTCACGCTCTGCTGGTCCTCCTCCTCACGCTCGCCGCCCTCCTCCACATCGGAACGGCGGCGCGGGGCGATCTGTTCGATGGCGTCGAAGGTCAGCTCGCGTCCGGCGCGAAAGAGATGCTGGAAACCGGGCATTGGCTTCTCCCCACCAACAACGGTGTTCCGCAGTTGCAGGTACCCCCGCTGGTCTATTGGTCGATCGCGCTCTCGTTTGAAATCTTTGGCGTGAGCGCGGCTGCGGCCCGGGTGCCAATCGCGCTGGCTACGATTGGCGCAATCGCGCTCACCTTTCTCATCGGCGAACGGCTGGCCGGGTATTGGCGTGGTTTTGCCGCCGGGCTCATTCTTCTCTGTTCCGGAGGAGTCTTCGCGCTCGGACGAATGGTCACGTTCGATTCCGTCTTCACCTTGTTGTTCACGGGCGCCGTTTATTGCGCCGTTTGCGGTTACCAGCAACGCAAGCTCCGTCCCGCGTGGTTTGCCGGTTTTTGGTTGTGCGCTGGCCTGGCCTTTCTGGCCAAAGGTCCGGGGGTCATCCTGTGTCTCGCCGGGCTTTTTGTCCTCCTGGCGATCTTCTTCCGGGAAGCGCGGCTCCGTTTTGCGCTTCTGTTGGATTGGCGTTACCTGCTTCTTTTCGCGGCCTTCGTGACCCCCTGGTTCATCTGGGCGCAACGGCATTTTCCGGGCTTCCTATCCCATTTCCTGAGCGGCCGGAGGGAACCCGCTCTGCCGCTCTGGCAGTTTCTCGCGCTCCACTTCGGCTGGTGGTTCCCGACTCTCCTTCTCATTCTTCCCGGGTTGATTTTCGCCCTGCGCAAAATAATTCGTCGCAGTGAATTCACGTTTGCCGATGCGCTGCCGCTTTGTTGGGCGGCCATCGTCATTCTCTGGCTGCTTTTCGCCGGCGAACGTCAGGCCACCTCCTCGATGAGCGCCTGGCCGGCGTTTGCCCTCTTCGCGGCCTGCGCCTGGGAACGAATGGCTCGTTCGCTCCGTCTGGTGGGTATCGCATTTGTTCTGGCGGCCGGTGTCGCGATTGCCGGCATGGCTTTCTTCGCTCCAGCAAAGCTCGCTCCGCTGATCGCGCCCAATCTTCCCGATTCGATCACTCTTCCGTTGCTGCCGCCGCTCATGATGGCGTCATTGCTCGTTTTCACTCTGCCCGCGCTCTATTTTGCCGCAAAAAATCGCGCCGAAATTGCATTATGTCTGCTCCTGGGCGCCATGGTGCCGATCGGATTCGGACTAACCGAAGGCGCTTCGCGAGTCGCTCCCTATTTGTCCCTCGCCGAAGCTGCTCAATTCCTGAACCCGCGACTGGGAAGCCGCGGCCAGGTTCTCTTTGAAGGAAAGTTGCGGGATGGAAACAGCCTGAGCTTCTACCTAAACAAGAAGTTCTTTTTCGTGAACCAATCGCCCGATGCCTTCGAGCAGAACGGTGATTTCCAGAACCAATATCTCGACGAACATTTTGTTCTCGAAGCCTGGAACCGGGCGGACCCGATCTATTTGATCATCGAAGAACAGCGGGTCTCCTATTGGCGGCAATTGATCACTGACCGCGTTCATATTTACCATCAGGTCACCGCCTGCGGACGACGGGTGGTCCTGAGCAACCAGTTGTAG
- the waaF gene encoding lipopolysaccharide heptosyltransferase II gives MLDFSIYLLYRTGTTFVRVLPLRFLFWFGQLMGFLGWLLLPHYRRLAQRNLEIAYSGEKSTPELRRIARRHFQRLGANLFSSGKMGLMAPEKISKHLETENLEAVHRELRNGRPVVVLLSHIGNWELFAQLFPRCVDYVRLATVYQKLGNRYVDEDVRRKRGRTGVEMFDRSEGFHGPIELLRSGGVIGILGDQHAGDHGVWTPFFGRLASTSPLSALLAKRTGAAVLAAAVHTVGPARWRMVFTERIDSPGDSVNAITLAGNKVLEQQIRPAPEDWFWVHNRWKTPRPNFLLTHYRRGVYLPPAMPSDELKPFRILIRGSNWLGDNVISIPAVRAIKAGRPDAHITIAVPEKLVAVWKLVPEVDEIIGLASGSLTKAVRALRQRPRFDVAVLFPNSLRTALEVWLAGVPRRLGYRGHHRRWLLNQIVPESPRLGPIEHQVYRYLQIARELGGPSEPPPKGHFLPRGKTNGASVKVGLCPGAEYGPAKRWLPERFAEAAQTIASQRPVQWILFGTANDEETGAAIAATLGGSCINRIGKTTLEELIAELSECALLLTNDTGTMHLATILGVPVVALFGSTEPRLTGPLGTGHRIIRHQVECSPCFLRECPIDFRCMKAITVEEVAGSVSEFLDKWEATLRRDHPATRQFGN, from the coding sequence ATGCTCGATTTCAGCATTTATCTCCTCTACCGGACGGGAACCACCTTCGTCCGCGTCCTGCCGTTGCGGTTTCTTTTCTGGTTCGGCCAATTGATGGGCTTTTTGGGCTGGCTGCTCCTCCCCCATTATCGCCGGCTGGCGCAGCGTAACCTGGAGATTGCCTATTCCGGGGAAAAATCGACGCCGGAATTGCGACGCATCGCCCGCCGCCATTTCCAGAGGCTCGGCGCCAATCTGTTCTCCAGCGGGAAAATGGGTTTGATGGCGCCGGAAAAAATCTCGAAGCATCTCGAGACGGAAAATTTGGAGGCTGTTCATCGGGAGCTCCGGAACGGCCGGCCCGTGGTGGTGCTCCTCAGCCATATCGGAAACTGGGAACTGTTCGCGCAGCTTTTCCCCCGGTGCGTTGATTACGTCCGGCTCGCGACCGTTTATCAAAAGCTCGGGAACCGCTACGTCGACGAGGACGTGCGCCGAAAGCGAGGACGCACCGGCGTTGAAATGTTCGATCGCAGCGAAGGATTCCATGGCCCGATTGAATTACTTCGCTCGGGCGGGGTCATCGGAATTTTAGGGGACCAACATGCCGGCGACCATGGAGTTTGGACGCCATTCTTTGGCCGGCTCGCGTCGACGTCGCCACTCTCCGCCCTGTTGGCCAAACGCACCGGGGCCGCCGTCCTGGCCGCCGCCGTTCACACCGTTGGACCGGCCCGCTGGCGGATGGTCTTTACGGAGCGGATCGATTCCCCGGGTGACTCGGTGAACGCCATCACTCTCGCAGGCAACAAAGTTCTCGAGCAACAGATCCGGCCGGCCCCGGAGGATTGGTTCTGGGTGCACAACCGTTGGAAGACACCGCGGCCGAATTTTCTCCTGACGCATTACCGGCGCGGCGTTTACCTTCCCCCTGCGATGCCCTCAGATGAGTTGAAGCCGTTTCGGATCCTGATCCGGGGCTCAAACTGGCTCGGCGACAATGTCATCAGCATACCGGCCGTGCGCGCAATCAAGGCGGGACGACCGGATGCCCACATCACGATCGCGGTCCCGGAAAAGCTCGTCGCGGTTTGGAAACTCGTGCCCGAGGTCGACGAAATCATCGGCCTGGCGAGCGGTTCGCTGACCAAGGCGGTGCGAGCGTTGCGCCAGCGGCCGCGGTTCGATGTCGCCGTCCTCTTTCCAAATTCATTGCGGACTGCCCTGGAAGTCTGGCTCGCCGGGGTGCCCCGCCGGCTCGGCTACCGCGGACATCATCGCCGCTGGCTGCTGAACCAGATCGTCCCGGAGTCTCCGCGGCTCGGCCCCATCGAACACCAGGTCTACCGCTACCTCCAAATCGCGCGCGAGCTCGGCGGACCATCCGAGCCGCCGCCGAAGGGGCACTTTTTGCCACGCGGGAAAACGAATGGCGCCAGTGTGAAAGTTGGGTTGTGCCCGGGGGCCGAATACGGTCCGGCCAAGCGCTGGCTTCCGGAGCGTTTCGCTGAGGCCGCTCAAACGATTGCCAGTCAGCGGCCGGTCCAATGGATCCTTTTCGGAACGGCCAACGATGAGGAAACCGGCGCCGCGATCGCGGCGACGCTCGGCGGCAGCTGCATCAACCGAATTGGCAAAACGACGCTGGAAGAACTCATTGCCGAATTAAGCGAGTGCGCCCTGCTCCTCACCAACGACACCGGGACAATGCATCTCGCCACGATTTTGGGTGTTCCGGTCGTGGCCCTCTTCGGCTCGACGGAGCCCCGTCTGACCGGTCCGCTCGGAACCGGGCATCGCATTATTCGCCATCAAGTGGAATGCAGTCCCTGCTTTCTCCGCGAATGCCCGATCGATTTCCGATGCATGAAGGCAATCACCGTAGAGGAAGTCGCCGGATCGGTTTCCGAGTTCCTCGACAAGTGGGAGGCGACTTTGCGCCGTGATCATCCGGCGACGCGTCAATTCGGGAACTGA
- a CDS encoding nucleoside 2-deoxyribosyltransferase: MPKIYLAGPEVFLPQAGVIGEAKKAICKQYGGEGVFPIDTELDLRNCSPAEAGFRISAYNEDLIRRCDLLIANMTPFRGISADIGTVYEMGFAAGLGKPVFAYTNVAENYASRTLRDLGLPRARDHRGRLCDRSGMFIEDWGLMDNLMLEGGVRSHGGELIVGAVPKDELYTNLKNFQRCVERAMASIGSQESGRPSP; encoded by the coding sequence ATGCCTAAAATCTACCTGGCCGGACCGGAAGTTTTCCTTCCTCAGGCAGGCGTGATCGGCGAAGCCAAAAAGGCGATTTGTAAACAGTACGGAGGCGAAGGGGTTTTCCCAATCGATACTGAGCTCGATCTTCGTAATTGCAGTCCGGCAGAAGCAGGTTTCCGCATTAGCGCTTACAATGAAGACCTAATTCGACGCTGCGATCTGTTGATTGCTAACATGACGCCGTTCCGGGGCATCAGTGCGGATATCGGCACGGTTTACGAAATGGGCTTTGCTGCGGGTCTTGGGAAACCTGTGTTCGCGTACACGAATGTAGCGGAGAACTACGCTTCCAGGACGCTAAGGGATCTGGGGCTCCCGCGTGCGAGAGATCACCGGGGTCGTTTGTGCGATCGCTCTGGCATGTTCATCGAAGACTGGGGGCTGATGGACAATCTGATGCTCGAAGGAGGTGTTCGTTCTCACGGAGGAGAACTTATTGTGGGAGCCGTCCCAAAGGATGAACTCTATACAAATCTCAAAAATTTTCAGCGGTGTGTGGAGCGAGCGATGGCTTCGATCGGAAGCCAAGAATCGGGTCGGCCGTCACCGTAA
- the mtnA gene encoding S-methyl-5-thioribose-1-phosphate isomerase, with protein sequence MNVKGRHYRTIWPKPGDERVIQLIDQRALPHRFVIEDVRTVAEMAAAIREMHVRGAGLIGAAAGYGMYLATFESDLMAAAEQLKATRPTAVNLAWAVDRQLKAIAAADSPEEKRAVAFRAAQQIADEDAEYCRRIGEHGFQLIRDLSKKKGGGPVNVLTHCNAGWLAFVDFGSATSPLYAAHDAGIPIHVWVDETRPRSQGSKLTAWELGEHGVPHTIIADNAGGHLMQRGKVDAVIVGTDRTTYTGDVANKIGTYLKALAAKDNGVPFYVALPSSSFDWSIRDGVNEIPIEERGSEEVSHADGLHGGAHVEVRVAPESSPAANYGFDVTPRELITGLITERGICEANEQSILELFPEHRRA encoded by the coding sequence ATGAACGTCAAGGGACGCCACTACCGCACCATTTGGCCAAAACCGGGGGACGAGCGTGTGATCCAACTGATCGACCAACGCGCGTTGCCGCACCGGTTCGTGATCGAGGACGTTCGCACAGTCGCGGAGATGGCGGCAGCGATTCGCGAAATGCACGTGCGCGGCGCGGGATTGATCGGCGCGGCGGCGGGCTACGGAATGTATCTGGCGACGTTCGAGTCCGACCTCATGGCAGCCGCGGAGCAGTTGAAGGCGACGCGACCGACCGCGGTAAATCTGGCCTGGGCTGTGGACCGGCAATTGAAAGCAATCGCCGCCGCGGACTCGCCGGAGGAAAAGCGGGCGGTTGCGTTTCGCGCTGCGCAGCAAATCGCCGACGAAGATGCCGAATATTGCCGGCGGATTGGCGAACATGGTTTCCAGTTGATTCGGGATCTGAGCAAAAAAAAAGGCGGCGGTCCGGTCAACGTCCTCACCCATTGCAACGCCGGCTGGCTCGCGTTTGTCGATTTTGGCTCGGCCACTTCCCCGCTCTACGCGGCGCACGACGCCGGCATTCCGATTCACGTTTGGGTGGACGAAACGCGTCCGCGCAGCCAGGGATCGAAGCTCACCGCGTGGGAGCTCGGCGAACACGGCGTCCCGCACACCATTATCGCCGATAACGCGGGCGGCCATTTGATGCAGCGGGGCAAGGTGGACGCGGTGATCGTCGGGACCGATCGAACGACTTACACCGGCGACGTGGCGAACAAAATCGGCACCTATTTGAAGGCCCTGGCCGCAAAAGATAACGGCGTGCCGTTTTACGTCGCGCTCCCCTCCTCCTCCTTCGATTGGAGTATTCGCGATGGGGTAAACGAAATTCCGATCGAGGAACGCGGTTCCGAGGAAGTGAGCCATGCTGACGGGTTGCACGGCGGCGCTCATGTCGAAGTCCGGGTCGCCCCGGAGAGCAGCCCAGCCGCGAATTACGGGTTCGATGTGACTCCGCGCGAGCTAATTACGGGCCTTATCACGGAGCGCGGGATTTGCGAGGCGAACGAGCAAAGTATCCTCGAGCTTTTCCCTGAGCACCGCCGGGCTTGA
- a CDS encoding thioesterase family protein — protein sequence MLNESAPRIRTEHQVMFFDTDCAAVVHNIAYLRFIEVARTLLAGELGLGLATMAENQKYPVVVRTEIDYRRAAKLGDKLVVEGWLDRLERVRFWCAFRIVRPVDDTLIADCRQMLAIIQMPEAKLLRVPDDWDRYRLPDSAPT from the coding sequence ATGTTGAACGAAAGCGCGCCTCGGATTCGCACCGAGCATCAGGTGATGTTTTTCGATACCGATTGTGCGGCGGTCGTCCATAACATCGCCTATCTGCGGTTCATCGAGGTGGCCCGCACGCTTCTCGCCGGGGAACTTGGCCTCGGCCTCGCCACCATGGCGGAGAACCAAAAATATCCGGTGGTTGTCCGGACGGAAATCGATTACCGACGCGCGGCGAAACTGGGGGACAAGCTCGTGGTGGAAGGCTGGCTTGATCGTCTCGAACGAGTGCGGTTCTGGTGCGCATTCAGGATTGTGCGACCCGTCGACGACACCCTGATTGCGGATTGCCGCCAGATGCTCGCGATCATTCAGATGCCCGAAGCGAAGTTGCTCCGGGTGCCGGACGACTGGGATCGATACCGCCTTCCGGATTCGGCGCCAACCTAA
- a CDS encoding small basic protein produces MSQHRSLKGASTITAKRNVLKRFERVELLKKRGQFKEGTKVIGLPKTKPDA; encoded by the coding sequence ATGTCGCAACATCGCAGTCTAAAAGGAGCCAGCACCATTACGGCAAAGCGGAACGTCTTGAAACGCTTTGAGCGCGTTGAGCTTCTGAAGAAGCGCGGCCAGTTCAAGGAAGGCACGAAAGTCATCGGCCTTCCGAAGACGAAGCCGGACGCCTAG
- a CDS encoding methyltransferase domain-containing protein, whose product MKRSFNPAEPELMDRPQPVTPELASDLRNLRQLNRYFGSYALIEHFLERWILPGSRMRVLDLATGSGDIPRLVVDHARKAGATITVEAVDQQASTIEIARGLSGDYPEITFLEGDALSFGEGDSPYDLVLCSLALHHFDESSAVRVLARCRQLSSKYVLVSDLRRGLLATVGVYLVTALIFRDPMTRADGRTSAARAFSFRELRTLAERAGWKDFGHAKFAFARQAIWLEPNSQGDVRG is encoded by the coding sequence ATGAAGCGAAGCTTCAACCCGGCCGAACCGGAATTGATGGATCGCCCCCAGCCGGTCACGCCGGAGTTGGCCAGCGACCTGCGGAATCTGCGCCAGCTCAATCGCTACTTCGGCAGCTATGCGTTGATCGAGCATTTCCTTGAGCGCTGGATTTTGCCCGGCTCCCGGATGCGTGTCCTCGATCTCGCCACCGGTTCCGGCGACATCCCCCGCCTCGTGGTCGACCACGCCCGAAAAGCCGGCGCGACGATCACTGTGGAAGCGGTCGATCAGCAGGCTTCGACCATTGAGATCGCCCGCGGCTTAAGCGGAGATTATCCCGAAATCACATTCCTGGAAGGCGACGCTCTTTCTTTTGGGGAAGGGGATTCACCCTATGACCTGGTGCTCTGCTCCCTGGCCCTTCACCATTTCGACGAAAGTAGCGCGGTCCGAGTCCTCGCCCGCTGCCGGCAGCTCTCGAGCAAGTATGTCCTGGTCTCGGATTTGCGGCGCGGTCTTCTCGCCACCGTTGGTGTTTACCTTGTCACTGCGCTAATTTTCCGCGACCCGATGACTCGCGCCGACGGACGGACCTCCGCCGCGCGAGCCTTTTCCTTCCGCGAACTCCGCACGTTGGCCGAACGTGCCGGTTGGAAGGATTTCGGCCACGCCAAATTCGCCTTCGCCCGCCAGGCCATCTGGCTGGAGCCGAATTCCCAAGGTGACGTTCGCGGTTAG